A window of Nonomuraea angiospora genomic DNA:
AGCATTTCCGGGCTGCCGAGGACCAGCCCCACCCCCGATCCGCCGGGGCCGCCCGCTCCCAGCACGAGCGCGCCGACCCTGGCGGCGGGATCGGTGGCCTTGCGGCGGGCGACACCCACCTCGAACGTGCCGTTCGACGGCCGGCTCCAGTCGATGGGCACGGTGAGCGTCCCGCATTCGACGGCCGGCTCCTCCGGGCACGGCACCCACGAGATCGTGTCCCGTGGCTGCGCGGCCTGCGTGGTGGCGGTCGCGCCGGGTGTGATTAAGGAGATCGAGGCGATGAGTCCGATCAACAATGCGCTGAGTCTTCGCATGTTCTGATCTTCGACGGCCGCCGGACAGGTGTGAATCGGGCGGAAGTATGGATCGGCGGCTCCTTCGCGAGGACTACGGCACTGGACCTTTGGTCCTAGAGGTCGCCGTCCGGCCCCGCCCGCCCCGGCGCCACCACAGCCGGGTGTCCGAGGGCCTGGGCAAGAAGGGCGATGAGAATGTACGGCAAGGCCCTGTCGTCGTCGCCGTGGCCGCCCCCCGGAGCGGTCCTCGCCAGGCGGCGACCGTCAGGGGCGTCAGGGCTTCAGGACGCGGTAGCGCAGGTGGGTCACCGCCGCGGCCCCCGTGACGGGTTTCCCCTCCTGGACCAGCTCGGCCCGCTCCCCGCCGAACAGCGGCGTGCCCGCCCCCATCAGCAAGGGGACGAGGTGGAGCCATACCTCGTCCAGCAGGCCCGCCCCGAGCAACTGCCGGGCGACGTCCGCACCCAGCACCAGGACGTCCTTGTCCCCGGCGGCGTCCTTGGCGCGTCGGACCGCGGCCTCCAGCCCGTCGAAGGCGAACGTCCCGCCGTTGTCGCCGAGGAGGTCCTCCCTGGTGCGGTGGGTGACCACGAAGCTCGGGACGCCGGGCCATGGTGTGCCGCCCCACGGGACCAGGCCGAGGTCGAAGGTGCGCCGTCCGATGACGGCGGCTCCTGCCGCCGCGTCCACCTGCCGGCGGATGCCGAGGTCGACCTCGCTGTCCGGTCCTTCCCCGGCCATCCACTCGTGCAGCCGTTCGCCGCCGTCCCCCATGGGCTCCTCCTTCCGGACGTTCGCTCCCGCCGTGAACCCGTCCAGGGACATCGACACATCCAGCACTACCTTGCCCATCGCGAGCCTTCCTTCGATCCAGCGGCGCCGCCGTCCGGCGCCGTCACGAGAAGGTCGGAGCCGACCCGGCCGTCTTGACACCACGAGCACCCCAGCGCGGTGTCGTGCTACTCGGGGTCGGTCGCGTCCGCCACGGTGATCTCAGAAGCTGCTGCCGGTGTGCGGAGAGTCCGGCGGACGGCGTCGCGGAGCCAGCGGTGGGCTCCGTCGGCTGTGTGCCGGGGGTGCCAGGCCATGCCGATGGTCAGCGGTGGCAGTGCCAGGGGGATGTCGAGGAGGCGCAGTCCGAGGGCGCCGGCGTCGTGGGTGAGGGGCGAGGGGGCGGCGCCGGGAAGCGCGGCAGGTACGAGGCAGACGACGTCGCTGCGGGCGGCGAGGGTCATCGCGGCCAGGTGGCTGGGCAGGACGACGCTGACCCGCCGGTGGAGGTTCTGCTCGGCCAGGGCGGTGTCGAGGGGGCCGGTGAACCGGCCGCGGCGGCTGACCGCGACGTGTTGGGCGGCAGCAAGCCGGGCCGGGGTCAGCGGTCCTTCGGTGAGCGGATGGCCGGGCCGGACGGCCGCCACCATTCGGAGGCTGACCAGCTCTTCGACCTGGGTTTCCGGGTCCACGTGGTCGATGGATCCGATCTCCAGGTCGATCCGGCCGTCGCGCAGGGCGGGTCCGGCCTCCAGCTCTTCGGCCCGGATCCGGAACGAGACCCCCGGCGCCTCCCGCTGGGCCAGTCGCAGCAGTCCGGGGGCCAGTGCCGCGCCGACCAGGTCGGCGGCTTGCAGGGTGAAGGTGCTGCGGAGGCCGGCGGGGTCGACGCTCGCGCCGGGGCTGAGCAGCGCTCCGAGGCTGCGTACCACTGCGGCGGCCTCCTCGCGCAGGGCCTGGGCGCGTGGGGTGGGAACCATGGTCTGTCCGGCCCGGACCAGGAGGGGGTCCTGGAGGATGCGGCGCAGACGGGCGAGGGTGCGGCTCATGGCGGCGGGCGAGGTGTGCAGACGTGCGGCGGCGCGGGTCACGCTGTGCTCGGCCAGCAGAGCATCCAGCGCGATGGCGAGATTGGCGTCGATGACCGGATCCGGGCTGCTCACCAGCATTATTCCATTTCAGTCAATGATTCCGTGCCGAAGTTCCCATTGTGGCAGCACGAAGATTCTCAGCACGATAAAGGGCGTACCGGACCGGCACGACCTGCGAGGTTTTCATGATCGTCATTACCGCTCCCACCGGGAACATCGGCCGTCACCTGCTCTCCCGGCTCCTGGAGGCCGCCCCCGCCGCGGGCGAGGAACTGCGCGTGATCGTGCGCGATCCCGCCCGGCTTCCGGACGCGGCGCGCGGACGCGTCGAGGTGGTCACCGGCTCGCACGCGGAAGCCGAGGTCCTCGACCGGGCCTTCGAGGGCGCGGACGCCGTCTTCTGGCTCGTCCCGCCGGACGCCTCCCTGACCCCGCAGGACGCCTTCAGCGGTTTCACCCGCCCCGCCGCCAAGGCGCTCGCCGCCCACGGCGTCGGTCATGTCGTCGGCGTCTCCGCGCTCGGCCGCGGCACCCCGCTCGCCGACCGGGCCGGGCTCGTCACCGCCTCCCTCGCCATGGACGACCTCATCGCCGGCACCGGCGTCGCCTACCGGGCCCTGGCCAGCCCGTCCTTTTTCGAGAACCTCCTGGAGGAGTCCGACTCGATCCGCGAGAAGGGCGTCTTCACCGACACCGTCGACGCCGACCGCAAGGCCCCCTTGGTCGCCGTCGCCGACCTCGCGGCCGCCGCCGCCGGCCTGCTGCTGGACCGCTCGTGGACCGGCACCGGCAGCGTCCCGGTCCTCGGGCCGCAGGACCTTTCCCCCAACGACCTCGCCCGCATCATGACCGAACAGCTCGGCCGCCCCGTCCGCTACGAGCGCCAGCCGCTCGACGAGCTGTACACCACCCTCGTCGGGTACGGCCTCAACGAGGCATTCGTCCAGGGCCTCGTCGACATGAAGCGGGCCAAGGACGAGGGTCTCGACGCCGGTGTCGCCCGTACCCCGGACACGACCTCCCCCACCAGCTTCGAGCAGTGGTGCGCCCAGACCCTCAAGCCCGCCGTCCTCTCCTGAAGTCCGGCACCCAGAAGCCGGCGAACCAAGACCACCTGCCACCTTGGAGGCCCCTGATGCCCGCTGAGCAGACCGAACCGCCGGTCACGGCGTTCATGCTGGTCAAGACCACACCCGAGTGGCTCGCCCTGAGCGTCCAGGAACGCGTGGACGCCTTCACCACCCAGGTCCTGCCGGCCATCGAGGCCAGGACCACCGGCGTCCGGTCACGCTTCTACGACACGGAGTTCTACTCCGCGCGCGTCACCGACGTCTGGGTGTGGGAAGCCGAAGACCACCACGCCTACCAGCTCCTCGTCGACGCACTGCGCGAAACCCCGTTCTGGGACCGCTACTTCGAGGTCGTCGACCTCCTCGTCGGCACCGAGAACGGCTACGCCCGAACCTACGGCCTCGAACCCGTCGCCACCATCAGCACCTGACCCACCGCCCCCACCCATCCAGAGTGCTCGGCGCGGGCGACTCGGCCCCCCGAGCGGTAAGCCCCGCCAGGCGGCTGTCGCAAGCGCCCCTGAGGTGTCAGGGTCGCCGAGTCCCCGCCGGGGGCTGACGTTCCCCGGTCAGTCCCTGCGGGTGCCCCGGTGCAGGCGGAGCAGGGCGCGCAGGGCCGCGAGGCTGGGGCGGGTGAGGCGGGTGTCCCCGTGGGTGGCGGTCCAGCCTGAGCGATCCCGCTGGAACGACCACCCGGGGAACTCCCGCGTCGCCTCCTGAAGCAGTCGTTCCATGACGAACTCGGCACTCGGCGCTATGGTCATGAACGCAGAGTGTCACCCGCACCCCGTTCCGTGACGAACTCGGGCCACAGAACTCCCCGTTCGTCCGGCCCGAACTCTCAGTTCGCGATGCCGTGGCGCTCGGCCAGGTAGCGGACCTCCGGCGCCCACGACGGCCGCGCGCGCCGCGCCAGGGACCGCACCATCTCCCTGAGCAGCAGCTTGTGATCCAGCTCCTCCGGGCATTCGCGCTCGATCCGCAGGAGATGCAGCAGGCTGGCGGCGTCGTCGCCCACGTCCTCGCAGGCGCGGGCGACCTGGCTGAGGTGGGTGGCGCGCCGCTCGATGGACGGGGTGCGCCGCAGGTCGATGTCGTCGGCGATCTGCAGCACCGCCTCCGGGCGCCCCACGTCGTTCTCGATGCTGGCCATGTGGATGGCGACGTTGGTCGGCCCGAAGAAGGCCAGGTCGTAGACGTCGGCCCCGTCTTCGACGCGCTGCGCGAGCCGCGCCGCGGGCCCGCGGACGATCTCCCTGGCCTCGTCGTCGTCGCCCCCGCGCGCCGCGCCGATCGCGGTCAGCAGGTGCAGCGCGCCGAGCGCCTTCACGTGGCGGTCGTCGCCGTCGGCGACGTGGGGCTCCAGCATCTCGATGCCGCGCCGGCCGACGTCGTACGCGATCTGGTGCATGTCGTCCGACAACATCGACTGCCCCAGACTCCAGTACGCCCACGCCCGGATCAGCGGATCCCCCGACTCCTCGGCGAACCGCATGGCCCGGTCGGCGGCCAGATGCGCGAGATCGACCCGCCGCAGGTGCTTGAGCACGCCCCTGGCCAGCATGTACGCGTCGGACGCGACGCTGTGGGCCTGCGGCGTGTCCTCGAGCGCGAGGTTCTCGGCGTCGGAGATCAGGGACGGCAGGGACGCCATCAGGATCGAGTAGCGGTGCGCCGAGGTGAACCAGGCGTTGCGGGCCGAGGCCACCCGTTCGGAGAGCTGGTCGGCGTCGGGCGGCTCGATGTCGGGCTCCAGCGAGCGCCACGTGAACAACGCCCGCTCGATGTCGCTGATCTGCGGCCGGCTGGGTTCGTGCGAGTCGCGCGGGGTCTCCCCCAAGAGCACGGCGGTGCGTACGCCCAGCACTTTGGCGATCTCCCGCAGCAGGGGGAGCGAGGGGGTTCGCTTGCCGTGCTCGATCAGCTCGATGTGTCTCGGGGTGCAGCCGGACTGGGTCGCCAGCGCGGTGGTGCTCATGCCCCTTCGTTCGCGCTGCAGCCTGATCATCTGCCCGGTGGCTATTTCGGACATGGACGTGCGGCCTCCTGGGTGGGTCCCGACATCCCACAGGCTAGGGCTCCAGGAGATCGCCTGTCCTGGATTCAGCCCTGCTCAGAGGAGCTGCCGGAGCGCCCGTGATGCTCCAGGAGGCGGGTCAGCAGACCTGACAATTGCTCACGTTCCGGCTGGCTCAAAGGGGCGAACAGCTCGTCCTGAAGGCTCGCGATGAGCGTGTGCAGCCGCCGTACCTGCTGGGTGCCCTCGGGGGTGATGGTGATGACGTTGCGGCGGCGGTCGGCGGGGTCGGGGGCGCGCTCGACGAAGCCGCGCTCCGCGAGCTCGTTGATGACGGCGACCATGTCGCTGCGGTAGATGCCGGTGCGCCTGCTCAGCTCGGCCTGGCTCACCGGGCCAGACTCGCGGAGCGCGACGAGCGCCGCGTAGTGCCACTTGCGGGCGTCGACGGCGGCCAGGCCCTCGTTCACCAGCCGGTCGGCGTGCATCGCGACCAGCGACAGCGTCCGGCTGGGCAGGAGCCGCAGCGCTGCGGGGGTGGCCCTGAGGTCGTCCGTCATGCTTCCGATCATAGCCCCTTGCGTTAGTGGCACTAACGATGTACGTTCGTTAGTGCCATAAACGTTAGTCGCACTTACGAAACCGAAATGAGAACCGTCATGCCGACGATCGACGTGCTCGACTCGACCATGTACTTCGAGGACTCCGGCGCTTCCGGCCTGCCCATCGTGTTCCTGCACGGGAATCCCGCCTCGTCGCACGCGTGGCGGAAGGTGCTGCCGGGGCTGGACGGCCGCCTGCTCGCCCCCGACCTGATCGGCATGGGGCGCTCGGGGAAGCCGGACATTCCCTACCGGTTCGGTGACCACGCCCGTTACCTCGACGCGTGGTTCGACGCGCTCGGGCTGGACGAGGTGGTGCTCGTCGGGCACGACTGGGGTGGCGCGCTGGCGTTCGACTGGGCCGCCCGCCACCCGGAGCGGGTCCGGGGGGTGGCCTTCATGGAGTCCATCGTCCGCACGATGAGCTGGAGCGACCTGGGTGAGGCCCCGCGGGCCCGCGCCGAGACGCTGCGGAGCGCCCAGGGGGAGGCGCTGGCGCTCGACCAGAACTTCCTCGTGGAGACGGCGTTCTCGGGCGGCGTGCTGACGAGCCTGAGCGAGGAGGAGAAGGAGCCGTACCGGGCGCCGTACCCCACCAGGGAGAGCCGGCGGCCGCTGCTGGAGTGGGCGCGGTCCCTGCCGCTGGACGGCGAGCCCGCCGACGTGGCCGAGCGGGTCGAGGGTTACGGGAAGTGGCTCGGGGCCAGCGCTGACGTGCCCAAGCTGCTGCTGACCTTCGACTCCTCCCCGACGCTGCTGATCGGGCCGGAGGTGGCCGCCTGGTGCGCCGCGAACATGGCCGCCCTGGAGGTCGAGCACTGCGGCCCGGCCGGCCATCACGTCACCGAGGACCGCCCCGAGGCCATCGCCGCCGCGATCGCCGGTTGGGCGGCCCGCCACGGGCTGCGGGAGAGCGCCTCATAGCGGGGAGTCGGCGGTGGCGGCGGCCGACGCGAGGTCGGTGGTGGCGGGGGAGGCCGACGTGGGGTCGGCGGTGGCGGGGGAGGCCGACGTGGGGTCGGCGGTGGCGGACGCGGGGTCAGCGGTAGCGGCGGCGGCCGACGCGGGAGAGGACCCCGCGCAGCGCGTCGGCCGCCTCGCGCACGACCTCGTCCGGGATCCCGCCCGCCACCTCCTCGTGCGCCCGCCCCGAGGCCACCAGCGCGGCCTCCGCCATGCGCTGTCCCTCCTCCGTGAGCTGCACCCAGCGGCTGCGCGCGTCGCCCGCGTTGGCCTCGCGCTCGACGTATCCCGCCGCCGCCAGTCGCTGCAGCACGTTGCTGATCCCGCCTGACGTCAGGAACAGCGCCTTCGACAGCTCGCTCGGCTTCATCCGGTACGCCGGCGCCCGGCTCAGCGCGGCCAGCACGTCGAACTCGGCGTACGTCAGCCCCAGCTCGGCCAGCTCGGCCTTGATCACCTTGTCGAACATCAGGTGGAGCCGCGCCGCCCGCTTGCTGAGCTCCAGGGCGGCGATGAGGGACGGCGACAGGCCCGCGTCCTTCCAGCGGGGGACCAGCGCGTCGACCTCATCGTGGTTCACGCCATCGAGGATACCTGTCGCAATATTGCTTTCAAAAAAGCTTCTCATTAAGCTTTTGGCTATGACATCTACGATCTTGATCAGGAACGGCGTCGTCGTGGACACCGAGCCCGACCCCGTCGTGCTGGGCCAGGTGGACGTGCGGATCGAGGACGGCCTCATCGCCGAAGTGGGCCCCGGCCTGCCGGAGGTCGCGGGCGCGGAGGTGATCGACGCGACCGGGCGGATCGTGCTCCCCGGGTTCGTCGACACCCACCGCCACACCTGGCAGGCGGGCATCAGGGCCGTCGCGCCCGACATCACGTTCGACACGTACCTGCGGCGGGTCCTCACCGAGCTCGCCCCCCGCCACCGCCCCCAGGACGTCTACGCGGGCAACCTCGCGGGCGCGCTGGAGTGCCTGGACGCGGGCATCACCACGCTGCTCGACTGGTCGCACGTCCAGTTCAGCCCGGACCATACCGACGCGGCCGTACGGGGGCTGGGCGAGTCGGGCATCCGGGCCGTGTTCGGCTACTGCTACGGCGGCGACTCCGGCGAGCTGACCAAGGAGACCCGGCGCGTCCACGACACGCTCTTCTGCGCGTCCGGGCTGGTCACGATGGTGGTCGCGGCGCTCGGCCCGGAGATCGTGGGGGAGGAGCGCTCGCTCGAGGAGTGGCGCGTGGCGGCCGAGCTCGGCCTTCCCGTCACCGCGCACCTCGGCGGCCACGGCGCGGAGAGCGCCGAGCGCGGGCTCGCGTTCCTGGAGGCGAACGGCCTCCTGGCCACCCCCACGACCTTCGTGCACGCGCTGCACTACACCGACGAGGCGCTCCGGCGCATCGCGGCCGCCGGCGGCACCGCCTCGCTCGCCCCCGTGGACGAGATGAATCTGGGCCTCGGCTACCCCGCCACCGGCCGGCTGAGGGCCGCGGGGATCCCGACGGGTCTCGGCGCGGACACCGTGGTCTGCGCGCCGGGGGACATGTTCAGCCTGATGCGTACGGTTCACCTGCTCGAACGCGGCCGCCCCGACGGCGCCGGGATGGGCTTCACCACCCGCGACGCGCTGCGCATGGCCACCATCGAGGGCGCCCAGGTGCTGGGCCTCGCGGACGTCATCGGCTCGCTGCGGCCGGGCAAGCAGGCCGACGTCGTGCTGCTGCGTACGGACACGCTCGGCATGGCGGCGGCGCACGACCCGATCGGCGCCGTCGTGCTCAACGCCGACACCAGCGCCGTGGACACCGTGCTGGTCGGGGGCCGGGTGGTCAAGCGTGACGGGCGGCTGCTCCACCACGACGTGGCGGCGGTCCTCTCCACGCTGATCGAATCGGCGGATATGGTGGCGAACCCCTGATCGTCGCCCCGGCGCCGGGGTAGTGGGTCCCCAGGAGGCGCGTGATGGCGAGCGTGGTGAAGCGGATCGAGGCGGTCAGGGCCTGGGGTCGCCGCAAGGTGACCCGCTGGCGGGAACGGCGTCCGGCGCTGGACCACCTGATCAGGGCGGTGCGGCGTTACCAGCACCAGTCCGGCGACACGCTCGCGGGCGCCGTCACCTACTACGCGTTCCTGTCGTTC
This region includes:
- a CDS encoding dihydrofolate reductase family protein, which encodes MGKVVLDVSMSLDGFTAGANVRKEEPMGDGGERLHEWMAGEGPDSEVDLGIRRQVDAAAGAAVIGRRTFDLGLVPWGGTPWPGVPSFVVTHRTREDLLGDNGGTFAFDGLEAAVRRAKDAAGDKDVLVLGADVARQLLGAGLLDEVWLHLVPLLMGAGTPLFGGERAELVQEGKPVTGAAAVTHLRYRVLKP
- a CDS encoding LysR family transcriptional regulator; this encodes MSSPDPVIDANLAIALDALLAEHSVTRAAARLHTSPAAMSRTLARLRRILQDPLLVRAGQTMVPTPRAQALREEAAAVVRSLGALLSPGASVDPAGLRSTFTLQAADLVGAALAPGLLRLAQREAPGVSFRIRAEELEAGPALRDGRIDLEIGSIDHVDPETQVEELVSLRMVAAVRPGHPLTEGPLTPARLAAAQHVAVSRRGRFTGPLDTALAEQNLHRRVSVVLPSHLAAMTLAARSDVVCLVPAALPGAAPSPLTHDAGALGLRLLDIPLALPPLTIGMAWHPRHTADGAHRWLRDAVRRTLRTPAAASEITVADATDPE
- a CDS encoding NAD(P)H-binding protein, which gives rise to MIVITAPTGNIGRHLLSRLLEAAPAAGEELRVIVRDPARLPDAARGRVEVVTGSHAEAEVLDRAFEGADAVFWLVPPDASLTPQDAFSGFTRPAAKALAAHGVGHVVGVSALGRGTPLADRAGLVTASLAMDDLIAGTGVAYRALASPSFFENLLEESDSIREKGVFTDTVDADRKAPLVAVADLAAAAAGLLLDRSWTGTGSVPVLGPQDLSPNDLARIMTEQLGRPVRYERQPLDELYTTLVGYGLNEAFVQGLVDMKRAKDEGLDAGVARTPDTTSPTSFEQWCAQTLKPAVLS
- a CDS encoding darcynin family protein — translated: MPAEQTEPPVTAFMLVKTTPEWLALSVQERVDAFTTQVLPAIEARTTGVRSRFYDTEFYSARVTDVWVWEAEDHHAYQLLVDALRETPFWDRYFEVVDLLVGTENGYARTYGLEPVATIST
- a CDS encoding helix-turn-helix domain-containing protein; translated protein: MSEIATGQMIRLQRERRGMSTTALATQSGCTPRHIELIEHGKRTPSLPLLREIAKVLGVRTAVLLGETPRDSHEPSRPQISDIERALFTWRSLEPDIEPPDADQLSERVASARNAWFTSAHRYSILMASLPSLISDAENLALEDTPQAHSVASDAYMLARGVLKHLRRVDLAHLAADRAMRFAEESGDPLIRAWAYWSLGQSMLSDDMHQIAYDVGRRGIEMLEPHVADGDDRHVKALGALHLLTAIGAARGGDDDEAREIVRGPAARLAQRVEDGADVYDLAFFGPTNVAIHMASIENDVGRPEAVLQIADDIDLRRTPSIERRATHLSQVARACEDVGDDAASLLHLLRIERECPEELDHKLLLREMVRSLARRARPSWAPEVRYLAERHGIAN
- a CDS encoding MarR family winged helix-turn-helix transcriptional regulator, with the translated sequence MTDDLRATPAALRLLPSRTLSLVAMHADRLVNEGLAAVDARKWHYAALVALRESGPVSQAELSRRTGIYRSDMVAVINELAERGFVERAPDPADRRRNVITITPEGTQQVRRLHTLIASLQDELFAPLSQPEREQLSGLLTRLLEHHGRSGSSSEQG
- a CDS encoding haloalkane dehalogenase, which codes for MRTVMPTIDVLDSTMYFEDSGASGLPIVFLHGNPASSHAWRKVLPGLDGRLLAPDLIGMGRSGKPDIPYRFGDHARYLDAWFDALGLDEVVLVGHDWGGALAFDWAARHPERVRGVAFMESIVRTMSWSDLGEAPRARAETLRSAQGEALALDQNFLVETAFSGGVLTSLSEEEKEPYRAPYPTRESRRPLLEWARSLPLDGEPADVAERVEGYGKWLGASADVPKLLLTFDSSPTLLIGPEVAAWCAANMAALEVEHCGPAGHHVTEDRPEAIAAAIAGWAARHGLRESAS
- a CDS encoding MarR family winged helix-turn-helix transcriptional regulator; the protein is MNHDEVDALVPRWKDAGLSPSLIAALELSKRAARLHLMFDKVIKAELAELGLTYAEFDVLAALSRAPAYRMKPSELSKALFLTSGGISNVLQRLAAAGYVEREANAGDARSRWVQLTEEGQRMAEAALVASGRAHEEVAGGIPDEVVREAADALRGVLSRVGRRRYR
- a CDS encoding amidohydrolase family protein, with amino-acid sequence MTSTILIRNGVVVDTEPDPVVLGQVDVRIEDGLIAEVGPGLPEVAGAEVIDATGRIVLPGFVDTHRHTWQAGIRAVAPDITFDTYLRRVLTELAPRHRPQDVYAGNLAGALECLDAGITTLLDWSHVQFSPDHTDAAVRGLGESGIRAVFGYCYGGDSGELTKETRRVHDTLFCASGLVTMVVAALGPEIVGEERSLEEWRVAAELGLPVTAHLGGHGAESAERGLAFLEANGLLATPTTFVHALHYTDEALRRIAAAGGTASLAPVDEMNLGLGYPATGRLRAAGIPTGLGADTVVCAPGDMFSLMRTVHLLERGRPDGAGMGFTTRDALRMATIEGAQVLGLADVIGSLRPGKQADVVLLRTDTLGMAAAHDPIGAVVLNADTSAVDTVLVGGRVVKRDGRLLHHDVAAVLSTLIESADMVANP